One Malus domestica chromosome 11, GDT2T_hap1 genomic region harbors:
- the LOC103446988 gene encoding uncharacterized protein has product MAESTHLQQAQLATILGPDPAPFQTLISHLMSSANEQRSQAELLFNLCKQTDPDSLSLKLAHLLQFCPAAEARAMSAILLRKQLTRDDSYLWPRLNPTTQSTLKTILLTCIQQEDTKSISKKLCDTISELASGILPDNGWPELLPFMFQCVSSDSPKLQEAAFLIFAQLSQYIGDTMVPHIKELHAVFLHSLGNSPSPDVKIAALNAVINFIQCLTSSADRDRFQDLLPAMMKTLMEALNNGNEATAQDALELLIELAGTEPRFLRRQIVEVVGAMLQIAEADSLEEATRHLAIEFVITLAEARERAPGMMRKLPQFISRLFSILMKMLLDIEDEPAWHAAESEDEDAGETGNYSVGQECLDRLAISLGGNTIVPVASEQLPAYLAAPEWQKHHAALIALAQIAEGCAKVMIKNLEQVVAMVLNSFQDPHPRVRWAAINAIGQLSTDLGPDLQVQYHQRVLPALAGAMDDFQNPRVQAHAASAVLNFSENCTPDILTPYLDGVVSKLLVLLQNGKQMVQEGALTALASVADSSQEHFQKYYDAVMPYLKAILVNATDKSNRMLRAKSMECISLVGMAVGKEKFREDAKQVMEVLMALQGSHMETDDPTTSYMLQAWARLCKCLGQDFLPYMSVVMPPLLQSAQLKPDVTITSADDENDIDDSDDDSMETITLGDKRIGIKTSVLEEKATACNMLCCYADELKEGFFPWIDQVAPTLVPLLKFYFHEEVRKAAVSAMPELLRSAKLAIEKGQAQGRNETYIKQLSDYIVPALVEALHKEPDTEICANILDALNECLQTSGPLLDEGQVRSIVEEIKQVITASSSRKRERAERTKAEDFDAEEQELIKEENEQEEEVFDQVGEIIGTLIKTFKASFLPFFDELSSYLTPMWAKDKTPEERRIAICIFDEVAEQCREAAVKYYDTFLPFLLEACNDENPDVRQAAVYGLGICSEFGGAIIKPLVGEALSRLNAVIQHPNAQQSENVMAYDNAVSALGKISQFHRDSIDAAQVIPAWLNCLPIKGDLVEAKVVHDQLCSMVERSDRELLGPNNQYLPKIVAVFAEVLCAGKDLATEQTANRMIKLLRQLQQTLPPATLASTWSSLQPQQQLALQSILSS; this is encoded by the exons aTGGCCGAGTCGACTCACTTACAGCAAGCCCAACTGGCGACCATTCTCGGCCCCGACCCGGCCCCTTTCCAGACCCTAATCTCCCACCTCATGTCTTCCGCCAACGAGCAGCGCTCCCAGGCCGAGCTCCTCTTCAACCTCTGCAAGCAGACCGATCCCGACTCCCTCTCCCTCAAGCTCGCCCACCTCCTCCAGTTCTGCCCCGCCGCCGAGGCCCGCGCCATGTCCGCGATTCTCCTCCGCAAGCAGCTCACCCGCGACGACTCTTACCTCTGGCCCCGATTGAATCCCACGACCCAATCGACGCTGAAGACGATTCTGCTCACGTGTATTCAGCAGGAGGACACGAAATCCATCTCCAAGAAGCTATGCGATACGATTTCCGAGCTGGCCTCCGGGATTTTGCCGGATAACGGGTGGCCGGAGCTCTTGCCCTTTATGTTCCAGTGCGTTTCGTCCGATTCGCCCAAGCTTCAAGAAGCGGCGTTCTTGATATTCGCTCAGTTATCGCAGTACATCGGCGACACCATGGTGCCGCACATAAAGGAATTGCACGCCGTGTTCTTGCATAGCCTGGGGAATTCGCCGAGCCCTGACGTGAAGATCGCGGCTTTGAACGCTGTCATCAATTTCATTCAGTGTTTGACCAGCTCTGCGGATAGGGATAGGTTTCAGGACCTGTTGCCAGCGATGATGAAGACGTTGATGGAGGCTCTGAACAACGGGAACGAGGCCACCGCGCAGGACGCTCTTGAATTGTTGATTGAATTGGCTGGGACCGAGCCGAGGTTCCTGAGGCGGCAGATTGTGGAAGTCGTTGGGGCAATGTTACAGATTGCTGAGGCCGATTCATTGGAAGAAGCGACAAGGCACTTGGCCATTGAGTTCGTCATCACTCTGGCCGAGGCCCGAGAGCGTGCTCCTGGCATGATGAGGAAGTTGCCGCAGTTTATAAGCCGATTGTTttccattttaatgaaaatgcttCTGGATATTGAGGACGAACCGGCATGGCATGCGGCAGAGAGTGAAGATGAGGATGCGGGTGAGACTGGTAATTACAGTGTTGGGCAGGAGTGTTTGGATAGGCTTGCCATATCCTTGGGTGGGAATACCATTGTTCCCGTGGCGTCTGAGCAATTGCCTGCATATTTGGCTGCCCCTGAGTGGCAGAAGCACCATGCTGCATTGATTGCCCTGGCTCAGATTGCTGAGGGTTGTGCCAAG GTAATGATTAAAAATTTGGAGCAAGTGGTAGCAATGGTCTTGAACTCATTTCAAGATCCACATCCTCGTGTAAGGTGGGCAGCGATAAATGCAATTGGGCAGTTGTCTACTGATTTGGGCCCAGATCTGCAAGTTCAATATCACCAACGGGTGCTCCCGGCATTGGCTGGAGCTATGGATGATTTTCAGAACCCTCGTGTTCAG GCACATGCTGCTTCAGCAGTGCTGAATTTCAGTGAGAATTGCACACCGGATATTTTAACTCCATATTTGGATGGAGTAGTGAGCAAATTGCTTGTACTTCTGCAG AATGGAAAACAAATGGTACAAGAGGGTGCCTTGACTGCTTTGGCATCCGTTGCTGATTCATCTCAG GAGCATTTTCAAAAATACTATGATGCAGTTATGCCTTACCTGAAAGCTATCTTGGTGAATGCCACTGATAAGTCTAATCGCATGCTTCGTGCCAAATCGATGGAGTGTATTAGTTTGGTTGGAATGGCAGTTGGAAAAGAGAAATTCAGGGAAGATGCTAAGCAG GTCATGGAAGTGCTGATGGCTTTGCAAGGATCTCACATGGAGACAGATGATCCAACTACAAGTTACATGTTACAA GCCTGGGCTAGACTCTGCAAGTGCTTAGGACAAGATTTCCTCCCATACATGAGTGTTGTAATGCCTCCTTTGCTTCAATCTGCTCAACTTAAGCCAGATGTAACCATCACATCTGCAGATGACGAAAATGATATTGATGACTCTGATGATGATAG TATGGAAACAATTACTCTTGGGGATAAAAGGATTGGAATCAAGACTAGTGTCTTGGAGGAGAAAGCTACAGCTTGCAATATGCTGTGTTGCTATGCTGATGAGCTGAAAGAAGGATTCTTTCCCTGGATTGATCAG GTTGCCCCAACTTTGGTTCCACTTCTTAAATTTTATTTCCATGAAGAAGTTAGGAAGGCAGCTGTTTCAG CAATGCCGGAGCTACTGCGTTCTGCAAAGTTGGCAATAGAGAAAGGCCAAGCTCAAGGTCGTAATGAAACATATATAAAGCAATTGTCTGACTACATTGTTCCAGCTCTGGTGGAAGCATTACATAAG GAACCTGATACTGAAATCTGTGCGAATATATTGGATGCATTAAATGAATGCTTACAG ACATCTGGACCACTTTTAGATGAAGGCCAGGTGAGATCCATCGTGGAGGAGATAAAGCAGGTGATCACTGCCAGTTCTagtagaaaaagagagagagcagaAAGGACCAAAGCAGAAGACTTTGATGCTGAGGAACAGGAGCTAATTAAAGAGGAAAATGAACAAGAGGAAGAAGTTTTTGATCAA GTGGGAGAAATCATTGGAACTTTGATTAAAACGTTTAAAGCCTCTTTCTTGCCTTTCTTTGATGAGCTATCATCGTATTTAACACCTATGTGG GCCAAGGATAAAACACCTGAAGAGAGAAGGATTGCAATATGCATCTTTGATGAAGTAGCAGAGCAGTGTCGTGAAGCAGCTGTAAA ATATTATGAcacatttcttccttttctgtTGGAGGCTTGCAATGACGAAAACCCTGATGTTCGACAG gcaGCTGTATATGGACTTGGTATTTGTTCAGAGTTTGGTGGAGCAATAATTAAACCTCTTGTTGGCG AGGCTCTATCAAGGCTGAACGCTGTGATTCAGCATCCTAATGCCCAACAATCTGAAAATGTAATGGCATATGATAATGCTGTTTCTGCTTTAGGAAAAATTAGCCAATTCCACCGTGACAGTATTGATGCAGCTCAG GTCATTCCTGCATGGTTGAACTGTTTACCGATTAAAGGAGACTTGGTTGAAGCCAAAGTTGTTCATGACCAACTTTGTTCTATGGTAGAGAG GTCTGATCGGGAACTTTTGGGTCCCAACAATCAGTATCTTCCCAAAATTGTTGCAGTGTTTGCAGAG GTTCTATGTGCTGGTAAGGATCTGGCAACTGAACAGACTGCAAACCGAATGATTAAATTGCTAAGGCAGCTTCAGCAGACTTTGCCACCAGCTACATTGGCTTCAACGTGGTCGTCCTTGCAACCCCAGCAACAGCTTGCTCTGCAATCCATCCTCTCCTCATAA